The following are encoded together in the Pectobacterium wasabiae CFBP 3304 genome:
- the arsC gene encoding arsenate reductase (glutaredoxin) (This arsenate reductase requires both glutathione and glutaredoxin to convert arsenate to arsenite, after which the efflux transporter formed by ArsA and ArsB can extrude the arsenite from the cell, providing resistance.), translating to MTQLSTKSSVTIYHNPRCSKSRETLALLQEHNIAPDVVLYLDTPPNAATLSQIIQQLGFSSARELMRTKEEIYQQLGLSNAELTEAQLIQAMIDNPKLIERPIVVAQGQARIGRPPEQVLEILSL from the coding sequence ATGACACAGCTTTCAACCAAATCATCCGTGACGATTTACCACAACCCGCGCTGCTCAAAAAGCCGTGAAACGCTGGCGCTGCTGCAAGAGCACAATATTGCCCCTGACGTCGTGCTCTATCTCGATACGCCGCCCAATGCCGCGACGCTATCTCAGATTATCCAACAGTTGGGCTTTAGCAGCGCACGCGAGTTGATGAGAACCAAAGAAGAGATTTATCAGCAGTTGGGGCTATCGAACGCCGAGTTGACAGAAGCGCAACTTATTCAGGCGATGATTGATAACCCGAAACTCATCGAACGCCCTATCGTCGTGGCACAGGGTCAGGCACGTATTGGCCGCCCGCCGGAGCAGGTGCTGGAGATTCTGTCGTTGTAA
- the bepA gene encoding beta-barrel assembly-enhancing protease, whose amino-acid sequence MSIRLRKTLMSVLLGALLAGSQLPAQADTLDRLPDIGTTAGGTLSINQELAMGDFYVRQLRAGAPLINDPLLSNYINQLGNRLVKQADSVRTPFHFYLIRNDDINAFAFFGGNVVLHSALFRYADSESELASVLAHEISHVTQRHLARSMESQQRSAPLTWVGALGSILLAMANPQLGMAALSGTLAGAQQGMITFTQSNEQEADRIGIQVLQRAGFDPQAMPNFLQKLADQSRYASRPPEMLLTHPLPESRLSDARNRANQMRSTPVQSSQDFLFAKIRTFGMYGAPDRPLNDDLLVQWEKGNVREQLAAKYGRAIQLYQAKKYDEARNVLQPLLSSTPDNPWFLDMMTDIDLGQNRATQAIARLQNVPGMQANPVLQLNLANAYVEGKQPAAAGKILYRYTYAHPDDPNGWDLLAQAAAAQGLRAEELAARAESLALNGQLDQSIRLLSNASSLVKLGSLEQARYDARIDQLRQLQQRFRQYQKS is encoded by the coding sequence ATGTCTATTCGGTTAAGAAAAACGCTCATGTCCGTCCTGCTCGGAGCATTATTGGCTGGCAGCCAGCTTCCAGCTCAGGCTGACACGCTAGATCGGCTGCCGGATATCGGCACCACCGCAGGCGGTACGCTTAGCATCAATCAGGAGTTAGCGATGGGCGATTTTTACGTCCGTCAACTGCGGGCCGGTGCGCCGCTTATCAACGATCCTCTTCTGTCCAATTACATTAATCAACTCGGTAACCGATTGGTCAAACAGGCCGATTCGGTGCGCACGCCGTTCCATTTTTATCTGATCCGCAATGACGATATTAACGCCTTCGCCTTCTTCGGCGGCAACGTAGTACTGCATTCCGCTCTGTTCCGCTATGCCGATAGCGAGAGCGAGTTGGCCTCCGTACTGGCACATGAAATTTCTCACGTCACCCAGCGTCATCTGGCGCGCAGCATGGAATCTCAGCAGCGCAGCGCCCCGCTCACCTGGGTCGGTGCACTCGGCTCTATTTTGCTGGCAATGGCTAATCCACAGTTAGGAATGGCTGCGCTCAGCGGCACGCTGGCAGGTGCGCAGCAGGGCATGATTACGTTCACGCAGTCAAATGAACAAGAGGCAGACCGCATCGGGATCCAGGTACTACAGCGCGCGGGCTTCGATCCGCAAGCCATGCCAAATTTCCTGCAAAAGCTGGCTGACCAATCACGCTATGCCTCCAGACCACCGGAAATGTTGCTGACACACCCATTGCCGGAAAGCCGCCTGTCAGATGCCCGTAACCGTGCCAACCAGATGCGCTCGACGCCAGTGCAGTCTTCTCAGGATTTCCTGTTCGCCAAAATACGTACTTTTGGTATGTATGGTGCACCGGATCGTCCGCTCAATGACGATCTATTAGTGCAGTGGGAAAAAGGTAACGTGCGGGAGCAGTTAGCTGCGAAGTATGGCCGTGCGATTCAGTTGTATCAGGCGAAGAAGTACGATGAAGCGCGTAATGTGCTGCAACCGCTGCTAAGCAGCACACCTGACAATCCGTGGTTTCTGGATATGATGACCGATATCGATCTGGGACAAAATCGCGCCACGCAGGCGATCGCCCGTTTACAAAACGTGCCCGGAATGCAAGCTAATCCAGTACTTCAGCTTAATCTGGCCAATGCCTATGTGGAAGGGAAACAGCCTGCTGCCGCTGGCAAAATACTGTATCGCTACACCTATGCGCACCCTGACGATCCGAACGGCTGGGATCTATTAGCGCAAGCCGCAGCAGCCCAAGGGCTGCGCGCAGAAGAGTTGGCAGCTCGCGCAGAGAGTCTGGCGCTTAATGGCCAACTCGATCAATCTATTCGATTACTGAGCAACGCGAGTTCATTGGTCAAATTGGGCAGCCTGGAGCAGGCTCGCTACGATGCCCGTATTGACCAACTCCGCCAGTTACAACAGCGTTTCCGCCAGTACCAGAAATCCTGA
- a CDS encoding cupin domain-containing protein — protein MYKSINFAQKLALFDDRWQPKVIAEMNDYQFKIVKIQGDFIWHSHSDTDETFIVLEGQLRIDFRDGDVRIDAGEMYVVPRGVEHKPYAEHEVKMLLIEPKGVLNTGDEGGELTAENDIWL, from the coding sequence ATGTATAAATCCATTAATTTTGCCCAAAAGTTAGCGCTGTTCGACGATCGTTGGCAGCCGAAAGTCATTGCTGAGATGAATGACTATCAATTCAAGATTGTTAAGATTCAGGGTGATTTCATCTGGCATTCCCATTCCGATACGGACGAAACGTTTATTGTGCTGGAAGGTCAATTGAGAATTGATTTTCGTGACGGCGATGTGCGTATCGATGCGGGGGAAATGTATGTCGTCCCGCGCGGCGTTGAACATAAACCTTACGCAGAACATGAAGTAAAAATGCTGCTCATTGAACCGAAAGGCGTGTTAAATACGGGTGATGAAGGCGGTGAACTGACGGCTGAAAATGATATTTGGCTTTGA
- a CDS encoding glycine cleavage system transcriptional repressor yields the protein MLPSSQEHYLVITALGVDRPGIVNAITRHVSSCGCNIEDSRLAMLGKEFTFIMLLSGSWNAITLIESTLPLKGAEMDLLIVMKRTESQASQPTPSTVWVKVDVADSPHIIERFTDLFDSHQLNIAELVSKTQPAEGEKPPQLYIQIAAHSSATLDSSIIEPAFHQLCTELHAQGSISVVNYAQ from the coding sequence ATGTTGCCAAGCTCACAAGAACACTATCTGGTTATTACCGCGCTGGGGGTTGATCGCCCCGGTATTGTCAATGCGATTACCCGTCACGTCAGTAGCTGTGGCTGCAATATCGAAGATAGCCGTCTTGCCATGCTGGGCAAAGAGTTCACATTTATTATGCTGCTGTCCGGCAGTTGGAACGCGATAACGCTGATTGAATCGACTCTGCCACTAAAAGGCGCGGAGATGGATTTACTGATCGTCATGAAACGGACGGAGTCACAGGCCAGCCAACCAACGCCTTCCACCGTTTGGGTGAAGGTTGACGTCGCCGATTCTCCTCACATCATTGAGCGTTTCACTGATTTGTTCGATTCTCACCAGTTAAATATTGCTGAATTGGTTTCAAAAACGCAGCCCGCAGAGGGTGAAAAACCACCGCAGTTGTATATTCAGATTGCCGCGCACAGTTCTGCAACGCTTGATAGCTCAATTATTGAGCCAGCCTTTCATCAGCTATGTACAGAATTGCACGCACAAGGCAGTATTAGCGTCGTTAACTATGCCCAATAG
- the hda gene encoding DnaA inactivator Hda, which translates to MILNTPAQLSLPLYLPDDETFASFYPGENASLLAAVNNALYQEHGSYIYFWSREGGGRSHLLHAACAELSRQERAVGYVPLDKRAYFVPDVLEGMEQLALVCIDNIESIAGDEEWEMAVFNLYNRIQETGRARLLITGDRPPRQLNLRLPDLASRLDWGQIYKLQPLSDDEKGEALQLRARLRGFELPEDVSRFLLKRLDREMRTLFMTLDQLDHASITAQRKLTIPFVKEILGL; encoded by the coding sequence TTGCCAGTTTCTATCCGGGTGAAAATGCGTCTCTTCTTGCCGCTGTCAACAATGCTTTGTATCAAGAGCATGGTAGCTATATCTATTTCTGGTCACGCGAAGGAGGCGGGCGCAGCCATTTGTTGCATGCTGCCTGCGCTGAACTGTCGCGTCAGGAACGCGCAGTGGGCTACGTGCCGCTGGATAAACGCGCCTACTTTGTGCCAGACGTGCTGGAAGGTATGGAGCAACTGGCGCTGGTCTGTATCGACAATATCGAATCTATTGCAGGCGATGAAGAATGGGAAATGGCGGTGTTTAATCTGTATAACCGCATTCAGGAAACGGGACGTGCACGGCTGTTGATTACCGGCGATCGTCCGCCGCGGCAGTTGAATTTACGTCTGCCCGATCTGGCTTCTCGCCTCGACTGGGGACAAATCTACAAGCTACAGCCGTTGTCAGATGATGAGAAAGGGGAAGCACTACAGTTACGTGCCAGACTGCGTGGGTTCGAATTGCCAGAAGACGTGAGTCGTTTTCTGCTTAAGCGTTTAGATCGAGAAATGCGCACGTTATTTATGACGCTCGATCAGCTTGACCATGCTTCCATCACTGCACAGCGCAAGCTGACCATTCCGTTTGTGAAAGAGATCCTCGGACTGTAG
- the bcp gene encoding thioredoxin-dependent thiol peroxidase, with the protein MNTLKAGDIAPKFSLPDQDGEQVNLTDFQGQKVLVYFYPKAMTPGCTVQACGLRDNMDDLKKHGVEVLGISTDKSEKLSRFAEKEVLNFTLLSDEDHQVSEGFGVWGEKTFMGKTYDGIHRISFLIDENGKVEKVFDDFKTSNHHDIVLDYLKSA; encoded by the coding sequence ATGAACACACTGAAAGCCGGTGATATTGCACCGAAATTTAGCTTGCCCGACCAGGATGGCGAACAAGTAAATTTAACCGACTTCCAGGGACAGAAAGTGTTGGTGTATTTCTACCCTAAAGCGATGACGCCAGGATGCACCGTTCAGGCTTGTGGCCTGCGCGATAACATGGATGATTTGAAAAAACATGGCGTTGAAGTTCTTGGTATTAGCACGGACAAATCAGAAAAACTGTCCCGCTTCGCCGAGAAAGAAGTCTTAAATTTCACCCTGCTTTCTGATGAAGATCATCAGGTTTCAGAAGGATTTGGCGTTTGGGGAGAAAAAACGTTCATGGGGAAAACCTATGACGGCATTCATCGCATCAGCTTCCTGATCGATGAAAACGGCAAGGTAGAGAAGGTTTTTGACGACTTCAAAACCAGCAACCACCACGACATCGTTCTCGATTATCTGAAAAGCGCCTGA